The Actinomycetota bacterium genome contains the following window.
ATCTTCTGGCTCGCGATGAGGATGAGCGGCTCGGAGAGCACGGCCTCCATGCGGTCGGCGTCGGTGATCATGTACGGGTTGATGTAGCCCTTGTCGAACTGCATGCCCTCGACGGTCTCGATGTCGATGCCGAAGGTCAGGCCCTCCTCGACGGTGATGACGCCGTCCTTGCCGACGACCTCCATCGCCTCGGCGATCTTCGCGCCGATGGCCTCGTCCGCGGCGGAGATGGCGCCGACGTTGGCGATCTCCTCCTTGTCCTCGATCTCCTTGGCGTGATCCTTGATCTGCTCGACGACGGCGTCGACGGCCTTCTCGATGCCGCGCTTGATGGCGAGCGGGTTCGCGCCGGCGGCCACGTTGCGCAGGCCCTCGCGCACGATGACCTGCGCGAGCAGCGTCGCGGTGGTGGTGCCGTCACCGGCGACGTCGTTGGTCTTGGTGGCGACCTCCTTGACGAGCTGGGCGCCCATGTTCTCGAGCGGATCCTCGAGCTCGATCTCCTTGGCGATCGTCACGCCGTCGTTGGTGATGGTCGGCGCGCCGAACTTCTTCTCGAGCACGACGTAGCGGCCCTTGGGGCCGAGCGTGACCTTGACGGCGTCGGCGAGCTTGTTCACGCCGGCCTCGATGCCGCGGCGGGCGGCCTCATCGAAACGGATGTCCTTGGCCATACGGGTGTCCTGCCTCCTTCGATCCTCGTGTCGGGTGAGGTGAGGGCTACTTGCCCTCGACCACGGCGTAGATGTCCTCGGAGCGCAGGATGAGGTGCTCCTCGCCCTCGATCTTGACCTCGGTGCCGCCGTACTTGCTGTAGATGACGACGTCGCCGACCTTCACGTCCATCGGCGCGCGAGTGCCGTCGTCCTTGACCTTGCCCTCGCCCGCGGCGATGACGGTGCCCTTCTGGGGCTTCTCCTGAGCGGTGTCCGGGATGAACAGGCCCGACTTGGTCTGCTCCTCGGCCTCGCTCGGCTTGACGATCACGCGATCGCCCAACGGCTTCAGCTTCACTGTCTGCCCTCCTGGCTTCCTCGATGCGGCGGGCCTCCCGCCGCGTTGTCCGACATCCTTCGCGACGGAGGGTTCCCCGTCGGCTTGGCACTCAGACCCTCCGAGTGCCAGCGGTCGGGATTCTAGACTGACAACGCGCGGGACACAACCCCTTTGAACAGGCATTCCATAACGAGGGTTGATACAGGCGCGCTCAGATGTGGCGCTCAGCGGGTCATGCCAGCGGCAGGTCCGCGGCCGCCTC
Protein-coding sequences here:
- a CDS encoding co-chaperone GroES; this encodes MPVQRGCVPRVVSLESRPLALGGSECQADGEPSVAKDVGQRGGRPAASRKPGGQTVKLKPLGDRVIVKPSEAEEQTKSGLFIPDTAQEKPQKGTVIAAGEGKVKDDGTRAPMDVKVGDVVIYSKYGGTEVKIEGEEHLILRSEDIYAVVEGK